In Camelina sativa cultivar DH55 chromosome 13, Cs, whole genome shotgun sequence, the genomic window gtcttttccttttctctatttGGTGCGTTTACCAACCTCTTATGCACTCTCTTCTGCTTCTACTTTGGTTATGACTCTTAAACCAATTTAGAGCCGTGTTGAATGATCAAAGCCGTTAGATTTACCATTACTCTTCTCACCACTCACAAACATATGATCCTTGTCATCATCCATGAACCTAGCCCAGAACCAATGCTTCTTCCACACTCTCTCAGTCATCTCCTCGATAGGCACATTCTTAGTCTCAGGAAGTAGAAACATCACAAACACAGACATAATCAGAACCCACGCcgaaaagaagatgaatatcCCAAACTTAAAATGGCAAAGCATCGAGAGAAAAGCTTGAGCGATGATGAACGTGAAGAGCAAGTTAACGCAGACCGTCACACTTTGTCCCGCGGAACGTGTCTCTAGAGGGAATGTCTCACTCGGGATTAACCACCCGAGCGGTCCCCAAGACCACGCGAAAGCAGCGACGTAAGTGCAGATCATTACCACCACTAGAATAGCAAATCCTTTGGAGAGATTTGTAGAGTGATCTGTGACTTTGATGCCGAGGATGATGGCGATTACGACTTGAGAGAAGAACATTTGAACCCCAGCTTCAAGGAGTAGAACCCGGCGACCGACTTTGTCAACGGAGTAGATTGAGACTAAAGTAGAGAGCACGTTGACTGCTCCGGTAACCACAGCAGAGTAAAGAGAAGCATCACTGCCAAACCCTAATGTGTTGAACAGAACAGGTGCGTAGAACATAATCGCGTTGATTCCAGTACATTGTTGGAATatctgaaaatataaaaaaaaatacacatcaaatGCAAATTCTactttgtaaacttttaaaattgaaCACAATGGAATCGAAATTATTGAAACTTGACAAACAATTTAGGGTTTCTTGATCCTAAATTAAGAGCTCTGTTTAACGTCTCCAAATAGGATTCAACTACTAACCTGTAAAGCGACGGCGATAACAAGCTGAGGACGATTTCTACGTTGAAGAAGGTTTCTAAAAGGGTGTTTAACTTCTTTAGCAAGCCGACTAGCTTCAAGTAGATCAGCAAACTCTGGTTCGACATTATCGGTACCTCTAATACGACGGAGTACAGCTTTACCTTCATCGAGACGACCTCTTTCTACTAAACTGTTCGGTGTCTCCGTCACCATTAAAGCTCCAACCGTTAGAAGAAGCGCGGGAATACCAGCCAAACCTAACGACAATCTCCATCCCCATCCTCCTTTAATCCTGcagaaaatttcaaaatttatttagcGGACTCAGTTTTAACTCCATTATGGGCCTTTAGGCCTACATATAAGCCCATTAACTACGTGACAGACCACCGTAAGCATTAAAGTCAACGTGGAGAAAAAACAATTGTTAACGACGACTACGTTCAGTGTATAAGACGTAGGCATGTGGATAGAATTTGCTGAAATCGCGGAAGACTTTTTTGATCtacttattttaaataaataaaaaatttgtcgaaatttattaagttaaaatgctttttttaatgataatattatgaaaaaggtctgaaattttgaaaattttataaataaattatataaacaaacacgGGAGACAGCCAAaacgtttgacaaaaaaaaatcagtaaatttGGATAACTTTAGAAAGTACATGAAAcgaaatcttcttttttttttctttaacaacaaATTAAGGTTTGTGTGAAGTGAAAGAGACAAGTCATGAGGATATTTTTTTCAAGAGTGTCATGTTAaagcaaattttttaaaattatgaccCACCATATATAAATTTGGATTACGTatttttcgtttaaaaaaatctcaaacccTAAGTTTAGTTTCCAcacattttttttcatattatcaaataaaaatagaaaaaaagtatTAAGGAAGAGATATTTACTTGGCGGTTCCATAGTTGACAAGATTGGCAAAGAGGATACCAATAGTGACGTTAAGCTGAAAGAGAATGTTAAGACCACCACGGATCCTAGTAGGTGCAATCTCCGACAAGAACAAAGGAACGGCTTGATTAGCGAATCCAACTCCACAACCAAGCAATATCCGGCCTGCGATAAGCATGGCTAGGTCTTGAGCCCCAGCGTTGAGAGCCACAccgatgatgaagaaaacaccGGCTATGAGCATAGTTAGCCTTCGTCCGAGCGTTCTCGTCGTGTATGAAGCGAAGAACGTAGCTGTTAGACCGGCTAAGTATAGAGATGATGTGAAAAGTTGTAGCCCTTGGTTGTCGTATTTGCAGTAGTTGCTTTTGTCGGCTCCGGCTTCTACTCGCCTGTGAACCGCCGGAAAGAACTTTTTGAGAAACTCTGGCATCGATGTCACTCCACCTGCATAGTCATATTGAcgatgtaaaatcatttaatttttttaccgtTTAAGCTGATTTTGAACTTAGAAGATACTCATAGTATAcccaaaaatattgtttattaatgTTGATGTGTCATAACCCATGTTCAAATCCAACATTGAGCATATGTGTTGTGTATGtgacaaaataaaaaggaatcaAGATTATGCCAAAAGGcccaaaacaaagagaaaacctAAAACCTATGACACTAATTTTGTCAATATACTAGTCAAACGAGGACGgtctagctagctagctagatCTTTTAGTTGCCAAACTTTTGTAAGCTaagattttagattattttcttacttgaactaattaattaacattGAGCTAGTTAgtgaattttcattttgataaagtgtttttttctttctattagtcCTCCATACGTTAGGTGATATGTTTCTACCAAGAAGTTATTGGTGGTAGTTAAAAACATAAGCAAGGTACTATTTAAAAATCATTACTTGAGAAAACTTGCACTAAAAAAACTTATGTatccataaaatttaaaacttgcTCTACTTTTTGTGTAGTATAAGATAAAAGGATTGTATTTCTACCTATAGAAAGAGAACTAATTAAGAGATCTGAATATTCTTACCGGAGACACCAACGTCGTAACCAAACATGAGACCGCCGGTAGCAGCCATGATGCAAGAGATGATGACTATAGGAGTTATCTTTGCCTCAAACTCCACTCCGTTCGCCGAAGTCGCAAATCCTCCTCCGGCCATCCTGAGGATCTCTTCAGAAAGCTCAAATCTAAGAAGTTATTTTCTCTTAAAGAGTTCAAAAAGGAAACACTTAGTTAAAGAGACCATTGCGGTGGTACTTCATTATATAGAGAAGATGAGGCAGTGAAGCACAAATAAAAATTGTCTGCAGCCAATGAGATTCTTACACGTCTCTATTTATGTTCACATGCTTCTGAGTCATCAAGTCATCGGTCAACAAACGTTTCTTCTATCTCCTTCTGCTTTATGTGGCGTCTCCTTAGTCCTTAGTTGAATATACAATTTGCCTATCATCATAAGTCATAACGCTTCTCTTTCTTGTTATAATATTATCCTTgaattttttatactttttgttaTGTTAAATTATAAGATTCTCCTCTCTTATTAGAGAGATTGTTACATTTTCTTATATCACTGTCAATGTGTTGTTAAAATCTTGCTACCGGCCTAAGCAAATATCTCGTACATACCTTTTAGAATATGAACGATTTTGGCCGTTACCCTCGTGTGTTCATACAAATTAGCTGACGTCATGTAACGTGTATATCATCTTACTAGTATCTATTgcattgtttaaaatttatggaTGTTATATGTACGTGAAAGGTCTATGGGACCATATAATCGGATTCAGCATTCTATATCAGAAAATTATCGAGATGAAAAGATATATTGTAAGAAGTAGACCGACACTACTCCAACCCACCAACCTCCCTAGTTAAGAATATGGAtccaaatcttataaaataaatataatgtaGAACCATATTTGCTCACCACTACTCTATGCAATTATTGTTTACTTACTCTTTCGAATGAGATTATTGGGACAAAATTACTACAACTAGTCTAAGccaaattgtttttatattattaatttgtgttgTGTTTACCCATGGGTTTCTCATTTGCTGTCACGTTATTTGTATATATCTACCAACTTGTCACTTTTTGCATAGTTCTTTATGGGTCCATATCTTTAAAAGGCAATAACTATCCATGTTTTGGGTTTCTGATAAGACTAATAACCAAATATGCACAGCTatatgcaacaacaacaacaacaNNNNNNNNAAAAATCATTACTTGAGAAAACTTGCACTAAAAAAACTTATGTatccataaaatttaaaacttgcTCTACTTTTTGTGTAGTATAAGATAAAAGGATTGTATTTCTACCTATAGAAAGAGAACTAATTAAGAGATCTGAATATTCTTACCGGAGACACCAACGTCGTAACCAAACATGAGACCGCCGGTAGCAGCCATGATGCAAGAGATGATGACTATAGGAG contains:
- the LOC104736665 gene encoding sugar transport protein 13 isoform X1, whose product is MAGGGFATSANGVEFEAKITPIVIISCIMAATGGLMFGYDVGVSGGVTSMPEFLKKFFPAVHRRVEAGADKSNYCKYDNQGLQLFTSSLYLAGLTATFFASYTTRTLGRRLTMLIAGVFFIIGVALNAGAQDLAMLIAGRILLGCGVGFANQAVPLFLSEIAPTRIRGGLNILFQLNVTIGILFANLVNYGTAKIKGGWGWRLSLGLAGIPALLLTVGALMVTETPNSLVERGRLDEGKAVLRRIRGTDNVEPEFADLLEASRLAKEVKHPFRNLLQRRNRPQLVIAVALQIFQQCTGINAIMFYAPVLFNTLGFGSDASLYSAVVTGAVNVLSTLVSIYSVDKVGRRVLLLEAGVQMFFSQVVIAIILGIKVTDHSTNLSKGFAILVVVMICTYVAAFAWSWGPLGWLIPSETFPLETRSAGQSVTVCVNLLFTFIIAQAFLSMLCHFKFGIFIFFSAWVLIMSVFVMFLLPETKNVPIEEMTERVWKKHWFWARFMDDDKDHMFVSGEKSNGKSNGFDHSTRL
- the LOC104736665 gene encoding sugar transport protein 13 isoform X2 — protein: MAGGGFATSANGVEFEAKITPIVIISCIMAATGGLMFGYDVGVSGGVTSMPEFLKKFFPAVHRRVEAGADKSNYCKYDNQGLQLFTSSLYLAGLTATFFASYTTRTLGRRLTMLIAGVFFIIGVALNAGAQDLAMLIAGRILLGCGVGFANQAVPLFLSEIAPTRIRGGLNILFQLNVTIGILFANLVNYGTAKIKGGWGWRLSLGLAGIPALLLTVGALMVTETPNSLVERGRLDEGKAVLRRIRGTDNVEPEFADLLEASRLAKEVKHPFRNLLQRRNRPQLVIAVALQIFQQCTGINAIMFYAPVLFNTLGFGSDASLYSAVVTGAVNVLSTLVSIYSVDKVGRRVLLLEAGVQMFFSQVVIAIILGIKVTDHSTNLSKGFAILVVVMICTYVAAFAWSWGPLGWLIPSETFPLETRSAGQSVTVCVNLLFTFIIAQAFLSMLCHFKFGIFIFFSAWVLIMSVFVMFLLPETKNVPIEEMTERVWKKHWFWARFMDDDKDHMFVSGEKSNGKSNGFDHSTRL